DNA sequence from the Salvia splendens isolate huo1 chromosome 19, SspV2, whole genome shotgun sequence genome:
ATTCGACGTGCCCCTTGAGCGTATGCAGCTTTCTCAGCCTACAACACAAATCTCGTACAATCTTATAATCTGTACTAAATTTTAAGGTTGAGGATGGAATTTTTAGTACCTTGCAACTTCTGCTCGTCGTTTGGCCTACTCAGCTGATATGAATCCGGGTGTCCCTAAGAAGGATCGAAGaaccggatttgaggacaaatcctttcgcaaagaaggagaggatgatgtgaatccgggtattcacaatcataggATACAACGACATCGAGGgccatgggttgattggggtccaagaagaaggtggagacATGGCAAGAAGTCAAGCCGAATGTGGAGGTCTGTTCAAACGTCAATATGCCTACTGAGACGGTGTCCAAATGCTGATCCAAGACCACCATCGTCTTCATCGTCGAAATACCTTtgcgtgggtacctcacacgccccaaacggagttcggatgagagagatatggtcGTTTGAAGAAAGCCGCGCAATGCAGAACAAAACGCGCGGGCGGGCGTTTTTCCtcatgcaaaacgcccggtcgggcgtttttaTCGAGAGATCAATATTTGTCCAGAAACTTCGCCCGAGCGGGCGAAATGAACCTAggaaaacgcccggtcgggcgttttgtccGGGATGTGTCTTTTTTAccaagaattgttttattttgctccTTTTTCACTTCTAGTATAAATAGACATGTTAGGGTTTTTCTATGGAGAATTTGAATGATATTGtaagaacaaagactccatttgtgagcacccatcttcatttttgaagatttatcaaaatcccttgtggttgcattccaatctattgccgggcttaggttgaatgttaaggtatgctttactagttcttgtgttgctagttttgtggagccattagattcttgctttggtgaaagttgtcttgggttgtcttcattgttttgtagaaggtccataggttccaagcatccatctaaatcataacaccttcaccttctcccttttccaccttttttattatttcatttcttgttgggtttgtttggattattgaaatatttacaagagCAAGTCCGGGGCAAACATATGTGTCTTGAATCCCTAAGATTCACATTATCAGCAATCTCAGAGAGCTCCCTGTAGCTGTTCTTCTCGTTGAAGAGATTGCCAGTTTCTGGTGGCTGAAGGTCGTGCAAAGTCCTCTGTGCAGCTGCCCATTGagcctctctctcttctttcccGTAGTTGGACTTGGTGGTGAATGCAGTCTACATCCGAATTAAGAGAATCGTGCATTAGCCCCACGAGACGTAAATGAACCAAGCTACACGTGAAGTACGTGGAAATCATATCTTGTTCTCCAAAAGATTATCCCACGCCTTCCCACTAAGCACGTAGCGAATGCAGAACTTGAGGATGTCGAGGGGGGAGTAAGTGATGATGCTATAAAGCCAAATGACACCTGGCCATCCCCAACCACACCCCTTGATCTTCGCAAAGGTCCagtgaaagagcaggtttgcgcgggtgtcgtttcaagcaagggtgtatcctactgatctgTATGGAAATCCCGGCTAATcttgaacctggtatcaataattcctcaaccccaTTTTACTGGCTagtgtagtggaggtaagggtcgaatcccacagagatgaatgcgctttggaaattgtggtgatattctggaaaggttggttagctaccacgcgttgggttgagactttatctagACTGGAATTTAAGATGGTATTCTACTGAGtaggaggtgggaaaggtgttggacagacggctgtgtacgtggaaagtggggaacatggttttcaggaagtatatggaaagtactagtttacaataaaaggctaaacggaatatcagaggaaagaggtagttaggtgactaggcctgcagatctgaaaagcaaaggacaaaagtagaaaaagtggttaaaagcaaaagtggtctcaaagttggatggagatgttatcttcttcaacttgaatcaaatcagatcagcgAATCCAAAATTATCAccatagaaacacagattaacaacttcatgaacaTAGATCTGCAATTAAAACCTCAAACCaaaaagatcgaacactgaaactgtAATTACGcctactggtcaacatgcaagttggcagaaatcacgtaaacagggctttcacacttaaccattgcAGATTCGATATCTAGCAACTATCTAGACTTAcaaactcagagagattaactacTGAATGAAAACATGTGATTCAACACTGGAAATCACCGTAGCTActggatctaagctatctaggcagaaaagaactAAATCAAACGAGAACAgatgcacaaaaacaacttcatatcataaaaacCGTTTGGATCGCAACTAAAACTTCAAAGTACGAAAGTATTTAAGAAAAaaacagatccaacgtaaagaaaaCACAcgagattaactaagaaagcaagtaaagattgtttgccactccgagCGATGAAACAGTTAACACTTCGgaacacgctgactggaacgaagaactggaactccggcgaatggatgatcttcaagtgatcatggctgtggcgaggaacgagaacacgaaggataatgctgtaggactgatctaccgaagagagattgctaactaagcgtaggagtgaTTAACTacttgatgatgattctctctccaagtggcttccttttatagggaggccgcccttgatttttagggtagacttcaaacatgaaatgactcttttgcccccttgctagcggctgatcttcccagctatccttcttctctatctcgagccttttgggcatgcatactggtcaggatagcaacatcctgacacccttttcacctgaattctcTGATCATtgccatactggctagaacaccttccctgcacacttcagcaactattttgcagatatatttcacttatggacatcatactgaccagtaaccaaggcctagaatccgacttatcaaactgctcacacttaccacatgcttgtcctcaagcgtgaagaacaaacaaaaagtaataagtcgtattctagcctggttacacccctgactgACTCTATCCTAAACTAGATTCTAAacatgacgcaaagaaaaacacaacaacaacacaaacacacaaaaacgGACACAAAAAACACTAAAAACACATCAactgggctatattttcaaccatccctccccttgggatcaggtgcaatccgtctttggacagccttgaacttctgccgccccccttttcctttCTAGTCGgtacatccgcttgtcaagatcgcccacactctcggccatACACTGAGTTCACTCAGTCGCTCATTCCTCAGGGAAGTTCGGGACTGTATTCTCTCAAATTGTTGAACCACTAGTTGCTTCGGACTTCGATTCCACATGTAGCTACTGAAGGTCTTTcgggcttgtaacggggctatgacttgtagtgtttggggtggtttctggtgtgggggaactgtgtgcatttggctTTCGGTTGTTGCTTCTCCTTGGCTGGACGCTTTCTGATATCAggctccaactggtcagtagcttctttgtggcttcgccactcttattccttctctccttttttgtggtcaagtctTTTTGGACCATTTTCTTtacatatttttttctctttcacttttgtggcttcgccacccttattccttcttttttggATATGGGATGAATCCCTAATCGATTTTTCTCTTTTCCTCTCAGCTCTTTTCCAGTTGGCTTCTTCTTTGTATGTCCTTCTAGCCAGTTGCCTTATTGCCTTACACACTGTCCCGGTGGTTAAGGGGTTATTTCGGGGTATATAAGGTCAGAAAGTCGGGTTCTAagggtagttttttttttgggggggaggagtttcctactgcctttagtgttgctacacgcgctcacttcaccctaggcaccttgtggcagccactcttttcttttctgaattagtggaaagtggttacactctaggcttttaactcacatttaaagagggctttcgtgttttggctctaagtatgggcttttctctcatactcgcatcatctatactgactaggagatactacggggggtggtttccattgtccagcatgccCTACTCCTTCAATTCCCCTTACCGCCAGCTcgagacggttgagttttaagcccaatcaaataaaaaaaaacaacctaGACACTACACAACACTCACAgataacacatatgtacacatgtcatactggccagtgcatTCCCCCCTCCCACACTCACAGATAACACATACTTATACGAAAAACTTctaacacttagactatataataggctaagtgggagagttaaaatctaaacaaaaaccaacaatcctgaacacatatatacaacaaactcctcacacttagactatataataggctaagtgtgagttaaaCATGCACtgtaaaaaacaattaaaatacaaaaaactaaaaagaaaagaaaagaaaagaaaagaaaaactaacttgtcgTCGGGGGGGTGGTCACATATTTCTCCTGCTTCTCCGAGGAGCAGgctttggtgcaggtggttctgtCGGTTGTTCCTCCTCGGTCTCTGACTGGTTTCCTTCAGGTTCGGCCGACTCCTCGGTATCTCCTTCCTCTAGTTCTTCCTCTCCTGTTTCTGGTACCTGTGATCTGATGTCCTGGCCGCCATGGCTACTTGGTCTAGCCTTCGTTGCTTGCTCTCCTCTTCTTATTTCCCGCAaaattccttccatcacagACGCCAATCTGGTCATCTCCGACCGTATCTTTCTATTTTCTTCTGCCATTTCCTCCACAGCCTTTTCCAACCTTTCCTGCCTCTGCTCTTGTGCTGGTGTTCCCTGGGCTGCCAGTGCTCGTCCAGTTGGTAAAGCCTTTTCTCCCATTGCATAAAAACGTGGCACGCTTTGTCTCATATACAcagtgttcgttcggacgaacagtggggtatcaaacaatccaGGGGCGTCCACCATGATCAATGGGGAGAAATCCTCGGCCTCTGTGATGGTGATGTTGTTTCTAACGAACACTCCTAAAATATTgcagagagtgaggtttcaTGCTGGGTGAGTAGCAATCAaatggcattggtaggcggtccaaaacCCCTTCACGAAAACTTCGACGAGGCTCTTGTCAGCAGTCAGCTTGTTCAAAGTGAGTGTTCTTGTCTTGTCACTGCATAAAACATCCATCCCCGCCATTTCCTCTATGGCGGTCAGTAGTTTTGTTATGGCACCTTGTTGAGAGAGGCGGTGGGACCCGATAGCCATAGTGACAGACAACACCGTTGGCATGGCGATGGGGATCCCTCCAATCAGGAGGACCAGCAGGTTGTCAATCCCGTCCCTGTACTTGCGGTGCTGGATCGGGTACATGACAATGACCTCGATGATTATCCCAACGAAGATGGAGCAGATGCAGAAGTTCCCGATGGCGGTCAGAACCTTCTGGAAGTGTCCAACTTGGTTGGTGCTGTCTACCAGATGAGCAGCCTTGCCAAAGAAGGTGTGGACACCTGTTGCAATAACAACAACCTCGATCTCCCCCTGCTTGCACGTTGACCCGTAGAATACCTCATCCGAGGGGCTCTTGGTCACGGGTAGGGACTCCCCTTTCAATGAAGATTGGTCGACTTTCAAAGGATCACCCTCCAAGAGACGAGCATCAGCAGGGATAATATCTCCTAGCTTTATGCTTATTATATCGCCAGGGACAAGGATTGCTGCATCCTGCTCACTCCATCGACCGTCTCTCAACACCTAAATCATACATAAGTTATAAACCATTCTTACAATCGAAATCTTGAGATCATAAGCAGAGTATTTTAACCAAGTTACCTTGGTTTTTGGCACGAGATCAGCCATGAGAGCTGCAGCAGCATTGCCAGCATTGTCTTCTTCGATGAAACTGATGGTGGAGTTGATGAACTCAATGCAACGATGCCAACGAAGTCCTGCCAGTCGGGAGGCCTTCCATCCCCGTTGGCGAGGACTATAGCCATCAGGGCAGCAGCCCCATAACCCACGATAACGGGTTCCACACGAAGCCTAAAAACTTGAGGAGCTTGCTCTCCTGCATACAAAATATCCAACAATCATCACTCATTTCTTTTCAAACATAACTTTCACACATGAAGAAACAAGGCAATGTGGTCTAACCTTTTTCTCTTCCAACTTGTTTGGACTAAATATTTTCAGCATGTTTTCCCCTTCCTCCGAAGTTAGACCTTCTCGCGTACATTTTAGCTGCTCGAATACTTCGTCTACAGGAATCCTTTTCTGTAAATTGGCATTCGAAATGTTGTTAAATATACCATCTTAAGACATCGCAGATAACACGTAGAATGAACACTCGTGCATATGAGACGACTCACTATTATAAATCATATATAATCAATCATATAGAAAATTAGTACACATAATTCCTCTTCAATTCATCactctttttaaatattttcagcCTGTTCTCCCCTTCCTCCGAAGTTAGACCTTCTCGCGTACATTTTAGCTGCTCGAATACTTCGTCTACAGGAATCATTTCCTGTAAATTGGCATTCGAAATGTTGTTAAATATACCATCTTAAGCCATCGCAGATAACACGTAGAATGAACACTCGTGCATATGAGACGACTCACTATTATAAATCATATATAATCAAACATATAGAAAATTAGTACACATAATTCCTCTTCAATTCATCACTCTTTTTCTTGCACAAGGTGATTTTAACCTTTGATATTACTGAGTTTTGGttaattaatgcataatatttagCGGATTATCATACTAAGTTTGATCATAACCATCTAATTAAAGTTCAACAGAAGCTCACTTTAACTAACACACATAAGGAGTTAGTTAACAATtcataaatatctcattttaatATCACTCAAAAAAACTTTTATATGGAGCTAAAttttgttgtgtgtgtgtgaagtgtgtgtgagagagCAAGAGAGGAGTTTGTGTGTATATGTGGTAGGTCTAGAAGGCCACGTGTGACCTAATGTATGCACTTTAGTGCCAGTGAatgtttaaattaaatttctaTTATCTATTCTGTTGGTATTTTGGATCTATATGTAAAGTCTTCACTAGCTTCcttattttagtttaatttatctGTACTTGATTTCAATGGTAAGTTTTcgttctattttctttttcttgtaaaaAAGGGGAATTAATTTCATAGTACtgaaaaatagactagtttttaaattttgggtcgtccccaaaattagacaaacactaaataaagaaaattttgaacAAACAAACAACACTAATAATCTAGACCTCACAATCCAGTAACACCActtctattatttttttctcactCTCTCTTAGTTTTcctatctttcttattttactaatcacacattaaaactcgtgtcatatacaaatttgtcaattttttaAGGACGGAGGTTGTATTAATTCATGTCATCTTCAACATTAAAAGTAGGGTTCATCTGAAAATATTTGGCAAGTTTGAGTCGTCAACAAATTCTTTAATCTCTAGCTTAAACATGCATTGTTGATCTTTGGTACCGTACATGATAtaacataaattatttattgtagtataatatataaaaagtatTATCATGAAAAACATTCTTGTGTATGTAAACAATCGTTATAACAATAATATGAAAATTCCTACGAGAAATCCATCTTTGTGACCTCATTATCCACATAATTAATCAATATACatgaactatatttattttcaattccTTAAATTGATATGATCCCTATTCATTATCGTCATCACTGCACAAAAGATTCCACGCGAGGATAAGGTTAGCATTGATAATTTTAGAAAGCAAGACGTATTTGGATaagtatttcttgaaaattttgGCAAGGAGTACTTTTAAAGACTTtttcttgataaaaaaaacctctaataaacataaattcaTATGtatagagaaaagaaaagaattaaaaataggGCTGCtgtattgtttaattttattatgatAACTTTTTTTTTGCTTCTTCATTAATGGTACCTATTTATTATGACCTCTACAATATTTCTTTGAGAAAATCATGCTTTTCTCGACTCTTCCCTGCCACCCACCCCActattttgatggattataaTTTACcagtaaataataaaagaatttcaaattttatttatgtagtataatattattgttGTATTTGAGGACATAATCTTTTTCATGTGAGGAGGCATGGGCTTGAGCTTTTGGCATCCTAATGCACTTTTTTCATCAACTTTCACATGCACCTTACCTTCTTCATATATGCATATCAAAATCATGTGAAGTTATTGCCTTTTTACTTCTTCATCGGAATAAATAAACACATAAACCCTTTTCGTTTCCAATCCTCTAACATTTGAGTCTTAAATTATCACAGTTTACACAtggaaattaattattaatagtagAAGACAAAGTACCAAATTTAAGTTTCCTGTGATAAGCTACTGAGTCTATAGATATGTATGTACTGAGTCATGAAATTAAAGCTACTAGAATAAACTCATTTTCCTTAAATCAGGTTGTCCTTCAAGTTAAAGTTACACATGGGATATTCACTTTTGGTGTTTTCTTGATATTTAAACACTCAAAATCAATTTTCATGATTTGGAACAATGCTTTCGAACTTCTCAAGATAAGGAGATAGTGAGGGAGATGTCAGCTAATGAAAATGTTGTTGCTGGCAAGTTGAGGCTAAAGGGCAAAGCCTTTGATGCGAGGAATGCAGCCATCAGAAAGAAAAGGAAGCACAGAAACAGAAATATCGTATCATACCATGCTGTTGGGAATGTTCAGTCGACAGGTTTGCCACAATCTTCTTGACCTTCTATTCTTACATCTTTAAGCCGCCTTTTAGATGTTTATTTTGAATTAGATAGTTCAACTTGTTAGATTTTGGTTTGGTTCTTTCTTTGTATAATTTCTCTATATGTTAATCCTAGGAGCAACTCGTTTGTGGTGAAGATGAAA
Encoded proteins:
- the LOC121779079 gene encoding plasma membrane ATPase 4-like; its protein translation is MAIVLANGDGRPPDWQDFVGIVALSSSTPPSVSSKKTMLVLRDGRWSEQDAAILVPGDIISIKLGDIIPADARLLEGDPLKVDQSSLKGESLPVTKSPSDEVFYGSTCKQGEIEVVVIATGVHTFFGKAAHLVDSTNQVGHFQKVLTAIGNFCICSIFVGIIIEVIVMYPIQHRKYRDGIDNLLVLLIGGIPIAMPTVLSVTMAIGSHRLSQQGAITKLLTAIEEMAGMDVLCSDKTRTLTLNKLTADKSLVEVFVKGLEYDLLLFVCTAFTTKSNYGKEEREAQWAAAQRTLHDLQPPETGNLFNEKNSYRELSEIADNAEKAAYAQGARRISGEAEGTGHRYDPAALHCLIQSICDEER